The window ttaACAAACCTGGAATCAAATCTGGTTGTAACCATGGAGGTGCCTCCCCGAGCACAGATATCAACCATTCTGCCAGTAGCTGGAGTGATAAAGCTGTTTTTGCTTGTTCTGTTAAAGGGAAATAAACATCTGCTCATGAGATGACCTTTAACAAATATACAGGCACTTATCAAAGGCTTGAAGAAGGTGACCACTAAACCCAGGTGTTATAACTacccagtgaccccaaaactggggaCAGCTTGTTCTCACAAGAGAGGCATCTTTCATTCACATCACTTTTTCCCTGTAGCATGGCACAACTCTCCCCCCTGCCACTACTGAGCCAAAGTCCATCCCACCAAAGAgagatatttatatttatactctCATTCTCCATTTCTAGAGGTGAGACAGAGACATCCCCGTTACCTCTTGCTCATGCGCTTCACTCTCGCTGAGGGGGGTTTTCTGGCCACGGGTGGCTTTTTGGCGGATGCCTTCACCTGAAGAACACATCACTCACTAGATCAATTATTTCCCTCCCCTGGGACAGATAAGTCCACACAAAATGTTTGGTTCagtccctttccatggcacaAGAGCCCACAACAAATACAATTCAAACCTTTGGGAACTTCCCCCATCGCTAGAATTCTCTGGGAAGCAATAACTGTTTCAAGTCCCCCTCAGAGCATCCTGGACAGCCCCAGTCATCAGCTCAGTCAGGAATCTGAGAATAATGTCACCCCAGAGAACAGCTATTCACCTTGGCAGTTGTTGGATTGATGTTCTTAGCCTCTGACTCTGAAGGACACTGGCTGTCAACCCTGGATTTCTTTGGCAGAGGAAGCGATGGAGGCTCTGCTTCCTCAATGGCTTCAACGCTCCTTTTGGATTTATCCACTAGAAAGAGAAAGTGTTAGCTAAGTAAATTAaactttaaattattatttagcAGGGGAGGAAAACAGCTACAAGCAGTTTCAGCAAAAATTTGCTTCAGAAATACAAATTCCAATGCAATCTTAATGGTTGACAGAGCACTACTTCGGATTATTTTGAACGTTTTAAAGAAATTAGATGTACTGCAGGTACTAGGGataaaagtattttataaatataaaataaaaggattattttcctgatttgaACATACTGAGGGACGTGAGCAATAACTGAACCATTATTCACATTGAGTCACCACAACAGGCTTCCACCTCACCAATCACACCACAGTGCTTAAACTCACCTTTTTTGACAATGTCAAACGGGACATTGATAACTCCTGCTGTCAGCTTGTGTATTTCTGCTATTTCCAAGTCTgcctaaaattaaaaacatttatggCACCACTGGGATTGCTGGCAGCCCAAAGTTCTTTTAAGTCAAAGTTGTAGAGCAAACCCCCAGTAATTTTCCAACCAGATGAGCTCCACGTTTGCTGTTGTGCTCAAACCAGGCCCTTTCATGCATCTCTACACAGCCAGCTGGGAATTGCTTTCCTCAACTGCAAATTGCATGTGCTCTCAAGGATTTGGCAGTACAATCTAGCAGATAAGGAAAGATCAATAGGGAGCAGCAGGACCTCATAAACCCCACATCTGATAAAACAGGCACCTTGTGTtgttaaattttaaagaaacatttgtGAAAATATTGATGTAACTGTTTCTCTTGTAATGCTCCAGCGTGTTATTCCAGAGTGAGGAGCAGGGTGTGATGGTTCTAGAGGGCTTTATGTTAGTGCTGGAAACCTACCACAGCCACCTTCTCCAGCGCCTTCGCACTTCCTTCTTTagctagaaagaaaatatttcagacaaATCAGGACACGTCCGAGACAGatcacacagcacagcagggctgtcaCCACCGGCGTGCAAAACCCAGCACAAAGCAGTTTCCAGCCCTAGAGAACAGGAGCGGCACCCCGGACAGCCCGTGGGATGCTTCTCTGGGGCTCCCAGGCACAGCagatcccagctgctccctcactGGGGTTTATTATCCAAGGGGGAacgcccagcccagcccctcccgaGCCCGCTCCGCACCGTAGAACTCGACCCAGTTCATCTGGCGGAGCTCCAGCGGCAGCCGCAGGATCGCCATATCGTACAGGTTCTCCATCTCCTTCACCAGGCGCTCCCCGTCCGCCTGCAGCCGCTCCAGCCTCCGGTTCACTGCGAGGACACGCGCCGTTAGCCCGGGACCGCTCTCCTTCCCGCTCCCGTTGTGctttcccctccttctccctctcccgcTCCTACCTTCGCGGTCGAAGTCCTTGAGGAAGGCCGCCAGTTTCCTGCTGCGGGAGCTCGAGCCGCCCTTCTTCCTGGCGGGCGCCATGGCGGACTCCGTGAGGGCCGGGCCTC is drawn from Poecile atricapillus isolate bPoeAtr1 chromosome 24, bPoeAtr1.hap1, whole genome shotgun sequence and contains these coding sequences:
- the CDCA8 gene encoding borealin is translated as MAPARKKGGSSSRSRKLAAFLKDFDREVNRRLERLQADGERLVKEMENLYDMAILRLPLELRQMNWVEFYAKEGSAKALEKVAVADLEIAEIHKLTAGVINVPFDIVKKVDKSKRSVEAIEEAEPPSLPLPKKSRVDSQCPSESEAKNINPTTAKVKASAKKPPVARKPPSARVKRMSKRTSKNSFITPATGRMVDICARGGTSMVTTRFDSRVFKTPGLRTPALNERVYTISANGSPLADTGDAVLTLPLGGGESIRLTAKDLTKKNFLQLNPKARGLMKKLSVCLAQACNEAKIPLDGSQ